A genomic segment from Salvia splendens isolate huo1 chromosome 13, SspV2, whole genome shotgun sequence encodes:
- the LOC121761772 gene encoding protein indeterminate-domain 12-like isoform X2: MRKTTMFPMVIPNSSEEGTNSSRIHQSDLGTLNSMLQNSNAIATPQLKIKKKRNLPGNPDPDAEVIALSPKTLMTANRFVCEICNKGFQRDQNLQLHRRGHNLPWKLKQRSSKENRKRAYVCPEPSCLHHHPSRALGDLTGIKKHYCRKHGEKKWKCDKCSKIYAVQSDWKAHSKTCGTREYRCDCGTLFSRKDSFITHRAFCDALAEESARLSAATNSILPQQNPNFSTTTQSYLFSPQNLLPFRNPWGGPLPQNPNPINLSSPLYQENRSLIISSSPFGNFQAGAAPLSATALLQKAATMGATGNVGSTMAHLDMHKTGDGLTRDFLGLTGDQCSGGGMRELQLPLMKVSGFERDHNSLLKNHGFGFTETCSGWGNC; this comes from the exons ATGAGG aaaacaaCCATGTTTCCAATGGTGATTCCAAATTCAAGCGAAGAAGGCACCAATTCTTCAAGAATCCATCAATCTGATTTGGGCACCCTAAATTCAATGCTCCAGAATTCCAACGCCATAGCCACTCCTCAGttgaaaatcaagaagaaaagaAACCTCCCTGGCAACCCAG ACCCTGATGCTGAGGTGATTGCGTTGTCTCCAAAAACCCTGATGACGGCGAACAGATTCGTGTGCGAGATCTGCAACAAGGGTTTCCAGAGAGATCAGAACCTTCAGCTCCACCGGAGAGGGCACAATCTGCCGTGGAAGCTGAAGCAGAGGAGCAGCAAGGAGAATCGGAAGAGGGCTTATGTCTGCCCGGAGCCGTCgtgcctccaccaccacccttCTCGGGCGCTGGGAGACCTCACCGGAATCAAGAAGCACTACTGCCGGAAGCACGGCGAGAAGAAGTGGAAGTGCGACAAATGCTCCAAGATCTACGCCGTTCAATCCGATTGGAAAGCCCACTCCAAAACTTGTGGAACTCGAGAGTATCGATGTGATTGTGGAACCCTCTTCTCCAG GAAGGATAGCTTCATTACCCACAGGGCATTTTGTGATGCATTGGCTGAAGAAAGTGCAAGGCTCTCAGCTGCCACTAACTCAATCTTGCCAcaacaaaaccctaatttcagtACCACCACCCAATCATATCTCTTCAGCCCCCAAAACCTCCTCCCATTCCGCAACCCGTGGGGCGGCCCTCTTCCCCAAAACCCTAACCCCATCAATCTCTCATCGCCACTCTACCAAGAGAACCGGAGCTTGATCATATCGTCGTCTCCCTTCGGAAACTTCCAGGCCGGGGCGGCTCCTCTCTCCGCCACCGCGCTCCTCCAGAAGGCGGCCACGATGGGGGCAACGGGCAATGTGGGCTCTACCATGGCCCACCTCGACATGCACAAGACTGGCGACGGCTTGACTAGGGATTTTCTTGGGCTGACCGGAGACCaatgcagcggcggcggcatGAGGGAGCTGCAGCTGCCGCTGATGAAAGTATCGGGGTTTGAACGCGATCACAACTCTCTGTTGAAGAACCATGGATTCGGGTTCACTGAAACCTGCTCAGGGTGGGGCAATTGCTAG
- the LOC121761772 gene encoding protein indeterminate-domain 12-like isoform X3 encodes MFPMVIPNSSEEGTNSSRIHQSDLGTLNSMLQNSNAIATPQLKIKKKRNLPGNPGNPDAEVIALSPKTLMTANRFVCEICNKGFQRDQNLQLHRRGHNLPWKLKQRSSKENRKRAYVCPEPSCLHHHPSRALGDLTGIKKHYCRKHGEKKWKCDKCSKIYAVQSDWKAHSKTCGTREYRCDCGTLFSRKDSFITHRAFCDALAEESARLSAATNSILPQQNPNFSTTTQSYLFSPQNLLPFRNPWGGPLPQNPNPINLSSPLYQENRSLIISSSPFGNFQAGAAPLSATALLQKAATMGATGNVGSTMAHLDMHKTGDGLTRDFLGLTGDQCSGGGMRELQLPLMKVSGFERDHNSLLKNHGFGFTETCSGWGNC; translated from the exons ATGTTTCCAATGGTGATTCCAAATTCAAGCGAAGAAGGCACCAATTCTTCAAGAATCCATCAATCTGATTTGGGCACCCTAAATTCAATGCTCCAGAATTCCAACGCCATAGCCACTCCTCAGttgaaaatcaagaagaaaagaAACCTCCCTGGCAACCCAGGTA ACCCTGATGCTGAGGTGATTGCGTTGTCTCCAAAAACCCTGATGACGGCGAACAGATTCGTGTGCGAGATCTGCAACAAGGGTTTCCAGAGAGATCAGAACCTTCAGCTCCACCGGAGAGGGCACAATCTGCCGTGGAAGCTGAAGCAGAGGAGCAGCAAGGAGAATCGGAAGAGGGCTTATGTCTGCCCGGAGCCGTCgtgcctccaccaccacccttCTCGGGCGCTGGGAGACCTCACCGGAATCAAGAAGCACTACTGCCGGAAGCACGGCGAGAAGAAGTGGAAGTGCGACAAATGCTCCAAGATCTACGCCGTTCAATCCGATTGGAAAGCCCACTCCAAAACTTGTGGAACTCGAGAGTATCGATGTGATTGTGGAACCCTCTTCTCCAG GAAGGATAGCTTCATTACCCACAGGGCATTTTGTGATGCATTGGCTGAAGAAAGTGCAAGGCTCTCAGCTGCCACTAACTCAATCTTGCCAcaacaaaaccctaatttcagtACCACCACCCAATCATATCTCTTCAGCCCCCAAAACCTCCTCCCATTCCGCAACCCGTGGGGCGGCCCTCTTCCCCAAAACCCTAACCCCATCAATCTCTCATCGCCACTCTACCAAGAGAACCGGAGCTTGATCATATCGTCGTCTCCCTTCGGAAACTTCCAGGCCGGGGCGGCTCCTCTCTCCGCCACCGCGCTCCTCCAGAAGGCGGCCACGATGGGGGCAACGGGCAATGTGGGCTCTACCATGGCCCACCTCGACATGCACAAGACTGGCGACGGCTTGACTAGGGATTTTCTTGGGCTGACCGGAGACCaatgcagcggcggcggcatGAGGGAGCTGCAGCTGCCGCTGATGAAAGTATCGGGGTTTGAACGCGATCACAACTCTCTGTTGAAGAACCATGGATTCGGGTTCACTGAAACCTGCTCAGGGTGGGGCAATTGCTAG
- the LOC121761772 gene encoding protein indeterminate-domain 12-like isoform X1, with product MRKTTMFPMVIPNSSEEGTNSSRIHQSDLGTLNSMLQNSNAIATPQLKIKKKRNLPGNPGNPDAEVIALSPKTLMTANRFVCEICNKGFQRDQNLQLHRRGHNLPWKLKQRSSKENRKRAYVCPEPSCLHHHPSRALGDLTGIKKHYCRKHGEKKWKCDKCSKIYAVQSDWKAHSKTCGTREYRCDCGTLFSRKDSFITHRAFCDALAEESARLSAATNSILPQQNPNFSTTTQSYLFSPQNLLPFRNPWGGPLPQNPNPINLSSPLYQENRSLIISSSPFGNFQAGAAPLSATALLQKAATMGATGNVGSTMAHLDMHKTGDGLTRDFLGLTGDQCSGGGMRELQLPLMKVSGFERDHNSLLKNHGFGFTETCSGWGNC from the exons ATGAGG aaaacaaCCATGTTTCCAATGGTGATTCCAAATTCAAGCGAAGAAGGCACCAATTCTTCAAGAATCCATCAATCTGATTTGGGCACCCTAAATTCAATGCTCCAGAATTCCAACGCCATAGCCACTCCTCAGttgaaaatcaagaagaaaagaAACCTCCCTGGCAACCCAGGTA ACCCTGATGCTGAGGTGATTGCGTTGTCTCCAAAAACCCTGATGACGGCGAACAGATTCGTGTGCGAGATCTGCAACAAGGGTTTCCAGAGAGATCAGAACCTTCAGCTCCACCGGAGAGGGCACAATCTGCCGTGGAAGCTGAAGCAGAGGAGCAGCAAGGAGAATCGGAAGAGGGCTTATGTCTGCCCGGAGCCGTCgtgcctccaccaccacccttCTCGGGCGCTGGGAGACCTCACCGGAATCAAGAAGCACTACTGCCGGAAGCACGGCGAGAAGAAGTGGAAGTGCGACAAATGCTCCAAGATCTACGCCGTTCAATCCGATTGGAAAGCCCACTCCAAAACTTGTGGAACTCGAGAGTATCGATGTGATTGTGGAACCCTCTTCTCCAG GAAGGATAGCTTCATTACCCACAGGGCATTTTGTGATGCATTGGCTGAAGAAAGTGCAAGGCTCTCAGCTGCCACTAACTCAATCTTGCCAcaacaaaaccctaatttcagtACCACCACCCAATCATATCTCTTCAGCCCCCAAAACCTCCTCCCATTCCGCAACCCGTGGGGCGGCCCTCTTCCCCAAAACCCTAACCCCATCAATCTCTCATCGCCACTCTACCAAGAGAACCGGAGCTTGATCATATCGTCGTCTCCCTTCGGAAACTTCCAGGCCGGGGCGGCTCCTCTCTCCGCCACCGCGCTCCTCCAGAAGGCGGCCACGATGGGGGCAACGGGCAATGTGGGCTCTACCATGGCCCACCTCGACATGCACAAGACTGGCGACGGCTTGACTAGGGATTTTCTTGGGCTGACCGGAGACCaatgcagcggcggcggcatGAGGGAGCTGCAGCTGCCGCTGATGAAAGTATCGGGGTTTGAACGCGATCACAACTCTCTGTTGAAGAACCATGGATTCGGGTTCACTGAAACCTGCTCAGGGTGGGGCAATTGCTAG
- the LOC121761063 gene encoding uncharacterized protein LOC121761063, producing MMMIFIVFDLLLLILALTSPVGGESPTCLAVYREGGATAVFQSPKCPRWTLSNFKSQSNRRLESRTMTCHSATLQGRRKSQEDRTLCAVDLRIPFPGPKGVKEVNVGIMAVFDGHNGSEASEMASELLLEYFVLHSYFLLDTTYSFLSRNLMKRLPDKMEDAAGFQKIQYEDIDGRTLNLGRFKVTLSTILDGSLPFDLLREALLRAIHDIDAKFTMDAARYNLSSGTTAAVVLLAEAQILVANLGDSKAFLCSEVYQSPPETKVLIAKELTNDHHPDNEVEKSRVESAGGNISKWAGVARVNGHLAITRAIGDIHFKNFGVISVPEVTDWKPLSGNESYIIAASDGVFEKLSPQDICDILWEPLAGFTIREKLNSTCSNSLADCIVNAAFEQGSMDNLAALVINMREAGSIATFGGKIYREPDYLGVVDERKIYVNSADANTSILAELRPLPDVTKFDRLLVEGKHNNFRCFYLSENLDVNDDYTFWIHKDGREPVSEQLTALSGAHQFTWSRPIDFYSDQHTCMHFGSYIDDEKDHCMSSDGFARFLGFLGSIPLHNSGQSEHATSDTRYILKKKFDRGAYGEVWLAFNWNCSQVGKNSQRKFVEENGFYRNERTTVHNENEDTNMFFEDCKRGNSDDNMFILKRIMVERGIGAYLSGLREKYFGEIFLNASNSLQGSSPPREPDFWKLSHCSTHGSGNVNKSVNRDTEDSSIPEDVNFREKRLGETAYEEGLNQIARYVESFESRSNEIWLVFHHEGFSLSKLLYTAEDVVSDADKERGNHGKRIQILHASKWWHWLKTTEAGQEEFRDIIWQLLMALKSCHDRNITHRDIKPENMVICFEDPDSGSCLTSTPNSSENYTNKMY from the exons ATGATGATGATCTTCATCGTGTTTGATCTACTTCTCCTGATTTTGGCTCTGACCTCTCCCGTCGGAGGAGAATCGCCGACATGCTTGGCAGTGTACCGCGAAggtggcgcgacggcggtttTCCAATCCCCAAAATGCCCTCGCTGGACCCTCTCGAATTTCAAATCCCAGTCCAATCGGCGACTGGAGTCGCGTACAATGACGTGTCATTCGGCTACACTCCAAGGCCGCCGGAAATCACAGGAGGATCGCACTCTTTGCGCCGTCGACCTTCGCATCCCTTTTCCAG GTCCGAAGGGGGTAAAGGAAGTTAATGTTGGGATAATGGCGGTTTTTGATGGACATAATGGTTCGGAAGCTAGTGAAATGGCATCGGAGTTGCTATTGGAGTATTTTGTGCTGCATTCTTACTTTCTTCTGGATACTACTTACTCTTTTTTGTCGAGGAATTTGATGAAAAGGCTGCCGGATAAAATGGAAGATGCTGCCGGTTTCCAGAAGATTCAATACGAGGATATTGATGGCCGAACTCTGAATCTCGGGAG GTTCAAGGTGACTTTGTCAACTATTTTAGATGGATCTTTACCCTTTGACTTATTGAGGGAAGCATTGCTAAGAGCAATTCATGACATTGATGCAAAGTTTACTATG GATGCAGCAAGATACAACCTGAGTTCCGGCACTACAGCAGCAGTTGTACTCCTAGCAGAAGCTCAAATTCTAGTTGCTAATTTAGGTGACTCGAAGGCATTTTTATGCTCTGAAGTATATCAGTCTCCACCTGAGACTAAAG TGTTAATTGCTAAGGAGCTTACAAATGATCACCATCCTGACAATGAGGTAGAAAAATCCCGGGTTGAATCTGCTGGGGGCAATATTTCAAAATGGGCTGGTGTAGCTCGAGTCAATGGCCACTTGGCTATAACCAGAGCAATCGGGGACATTCATTTTAAGAA CTTTGGCGTAATCTCAGTGCCTGAGGTGACAGACTGGAAACCTTTGTCAGGCAATGAAAGTTATATTATTGCTGCATCGGATGGTGTCTTTGAAAAGCTTAGCCCCCAAGACATTTGTGATATACTATGGGAACCCCTTGCTGGTTTCACTATCCGGGAGAAACTCAATTCTACGTGTTCAAACTCATTGGCTGATTGCATAGTTAATGCTGCTTTTGAACAAGGAAGTATGGATAACTTGGCAGCTCTAGTGATTAACATGAGAGAAGCAGGTTCCATTGCGACTTTTGGGGGCAAGATTTACAGGGAACCTGATTACTTGGGAGTAGTAGATGAACGGAAGATCTATGTGAACTCAG CTGATGCCAACACCTCAATACTCGCAGAACTGCGGCCGCTTCCTGATGTTACCAAGTTTGATAGATTACTG GTTGAaggaaaacacaacaattttaGATGCTTTTATTTATCCGAGAATCTTGATGTAAACGATGATTACACATTTTGGATCCACAAAGATGGCCGTGAACCTGTGTCGGAACAATTAACTGCTTTAAGTGGTGCACATCAGTTTACCTGGA GCCGGCCTATAGATTTCTACAGTGATCAGCACACATGCATGCACTTTGGGTCATATATTGATGATGAGAAAGATCACTGCATGAGCTCTGATGGCTTTGCAAGATTCCTTGGTTTTCTGGGATCAATTCCTTTACACAATTCTGGTCAAAGTGAGCATGCGACATCAGACACAAG GTACATACTGAAGAAGAAGTTTGATCGTGGAGCATACGGTGAAGTTTGGCTTGCTTTCAATTGGAACTGTTCTCAAGTTGGTAAGAATTCCCAAAGGAAGTTTGTAGAAGAAAATGGTTTCTACCGTAACGAGAGAACTACTGTGCATAACGAAAATGAAGATACAAATATGTTCTTTGAAGATTGCAAAAGAGGCAATTCTGATGATAACATGTTCATTTTGAAGCGTATAATG gttgaaagAGGAATTGGTGCTTACTTGAGTGGGTTACGAGAGAAATATTTTGGTGAAATCTTCTTAAATGCTTCCAATTCGCTACAAGGTTCATCACCACCTAGAGAACCAGATTTCTGGAAATTATCACATTGCAGTACACATGGCTCTGGAAATGTAAATAAATCGGTTAATCGGGACACCGAGGATTCCTCAATTCCTGAAGATGTGAATTTTAGGGAAAAAAGATTGGGTGAAACAGCATATGAAGAAGGATTAAATCAAATTGCTAGATATGTTGAATCTTTTGAATCACGGTCTAACGAGATATGGCTTGTATTTCATCATGAAGGTTTTTCCTTGTCAAAACTTCTGTATACTGCAGAAGATGTGGTCAGTGATGCTGACAAAGAAAGAGGCAATCATGGGAAGCGTATTCAGATATTACATGCTTCAAAATGGTGGCACTGGTTGAAGACAACAGAAGCTGGACAAGAGGAATTTCGTGATATAATATGGCAGTTG TTGATGGCGCTTAAGTCCTGCCATGATCGCAACATCACTCACAGGGATATCAAACCTG AAAACATGGTAATATGCTTTGAAGACCCAGACTCGGGAAGCTGCTTGACATCAACTCCAAATAGTAGCGAGAACTACACTAATAAAATGTACtga